A genomic stretch from Caulobacter sp. FWC2 includes:
- a CDS encoding acyl-CoA dehydrogenase family protein: MALDLETREQLIETVARFVSERLRPIEAKVAEDDAVPADVIEDMKGLGLFGLSIPEEFGGLGLNMEEEALVAIELGRASPAFRSVFGTNVGIGSQGLVMFGNDAQKAKWLPGIASGEIITSFALTEPEAGSDSAAVQTRATLDGDHYVLNGAKRYITNAGKASLFTVMARSNPDVKGGGGVSAFLVPRDLPGLSVSKPEKKMGQQGAHIHDVTFDNVRVPAWNRLGEEGEGFKVAMQVLDRGRLHIAAVCVGVAERLIADCVAYASERKQFGQPIASFQLIQAMIADSKTEALAARALVLETARKRDGGAGIVLEAAASKLFASEMVGRVADRAVQIFGGAGYVADYGIERLYRDVRIFRIYEGTSQIQQLVIARETLKRGG; encoded by the coding sequence ATGGCCCTCGATCTGGAAACCCGTGAACAGCTGATCGAGACGGTGGCCCGCTTCGTCTCCGAGCGCCTGCGCCCGATCGAGGCCAAGGTCGCCGAGGACGACGCGGTGCCCGCCGACGTCATCGAGGACATGAAGGGCCTGGGCCTGTTCGGCCTGTCGATCCCCGAGGAGTTCGGCGGCCTCGGCCTCAACATGGAGGAAGAGGCGCTGGTGGCCATCGAGCTGGGCCGCGCCTCGCCAGCCTTCCGCTCGGTGTTCGGCACCAATGTCGGCATCGGCAGCCAGGGCCTGGTGATGTTCGGCAACGACGCGCAGAAGGCCAAGTGGCTGCCGGGCATCGCGTCCGGCGAGATCATCACCTCGTTCGCCCTGACCGAGCCGGAAGCCGGCTCTGATAGCGCCGCGGTGCAGACCCGCGCCACGCTGGACGGCGATCACTACGTCCTGAACGGCGCCAAGCGCTACATCACCAATGCCGGCAAGGCCTCGCTGTTCACGGTGATGGCCCGCAGCAACCCCGACGTGAAGGGCGGGGGCGGCGTGTCGGCCTTCCTGGTCCCGCGCGACCTGCCAGGTCTTTCGGTGAGCAAGCCCGAGAAGAAGATGGGCCAGCAGGGCGCCCATATCCACGACGTCACCTTCGACAATGTCCGCGTCCCGGCCTGGAACCGGCTGGGCGAGGAAGGCGAGGGTTTCAAGGTCGCCATGCAGGTGCTGGACCGCGGTCGCCTGCACATCGCCGCCGTCTGCGTGGGCGTGGCCGAGCGGCTGATCGCCGACTGCGTGGCCTATGCCAGCGAGCGCAAGCAGTTTGGCCAGCCGATCGCCAGCTTCCAGCTGATCCAGGCCATGATCGCCGACAGCAAGACCGAGGCTCTGGCGGCCAGGGCGCTGGTTCTAGAAACCGCTCGCAAGCGCGACGGCGGGGCCGGCATCGTGCTGGAAGCGGCGGCGTCCAAGCTGTTCGCCTCGGAAATGGTCGGGCGGGTCGCCGACCGGGCGGTGCAGATCTTCGGCGGGGCGGGCTATGTCGCCGACTATGGGATCGAGCGTCTCTATCGCGACGTGCGGATCTTCCGGATCTATGAGGGCACCAGCCAGATCCAGCAGTTGGTCATCGCCC